A region from the Aphis gossypii isolate Hap1 chromosome 1, ASM2018417v2, whole genome shotgun sequence genome encodes:
- the LOC114132418 gene encoding flexible cuticle protein 12-like has protein sequence MNSITVVVLAVFVFLQWSTAAVIPAYPTYSTEKPKPPVIAQLLRNDYVYDNNGQFSLNYQVDDGTSQTREGTLVLNDEGDDYVLIQKGSYSYISPEGIKVTVTYTADKEGFKIVESSNDVPARV, from the exons ATGAATTCAATCACA GTTGTAGTTTTGGCAGTGTTTGTCTTCTTGCAATGGTCTACCGCTGCTGTAATACCTGCATATCCTACATATTCGACGGAAAAACCAAAACCCCCTGTTATTGCGCAACTGCTGAGAAACGACTACGTCTACGATAATAACGGACAGTTCAGCCTTAA TTATCAGGTGGATGATGGGACATCGCAGACTAGAGAAGGAACTTTGGTACTGAATGATGAAGGAGACGATTACGTTTTGATTCAAAAGGGCTCATACTCATACATTTCTCCCGAAGGCATTAAAGTTACGGTGACGTATACAGCCGACAAGGAAGGTTTCAAGATTGTCGAATCAAGCAACGATGTCCCCGCCAGAGTGTAA